In a genomic window of Chryseobacterium sp. G0162:
- a CDS encoding ABC-F family ATP-binding cassette domain-containing protein, with protein MNYVSAENLTKSYGIKVLFENISFHINEGDKIAIVAKNGSGKSTLLKILMGKEIADSGTAIINKDIQVVLFDQEIDFDSNLSIEEFMMALESEPILALKNYHKSLHSTDHDFIEKALGDMEVHKAWDLENEMKQILSQLKITDLDAKMGTLSGGQIKRVALAKLLTETRAEHKHTLLIMDEPTNHLDVDMVEWLENYLNKAKITLLLVTHDRYFLDSVCDIIWEMEDRNLYVHNGSYATYLENKMIREDNLNATIDKANNLYRKELEWMRRQPKARTTKSKSRIDSFYETEKVAKTDTRKQGLELDFEMKRLGNKILELKHIDKSFGNKVLLKDFSYQFQRGEKVGIIGKNGAGKSTLLNIIQGLEKVDKGEIETGETISFGYFAQKGLTYKEDERVIDFIKEIAEFYPLANGKSLSASQFLRLFLFDDQTQYSPISKLSGGEKRRLHLMYILYQNPNFLIFDEPTNDLDLPTLTVLENFLQQFQGSLIIVSHDRYFMDRIVDHVLAFEGDGKIRDFVGNFSEYREAKSREEVLEKNTAVKSEPVKEVVAVTENPSPSHTPKRKLSFKEQRELETIEKEMPELEEQRAKILDQLNNETDYEKIAKLSSELETISEKLENHEMRWLELQEVM; from the coding sequence ATGAATTACGTTTCTGCAGAAAATCTCACCAAATCTTACGGCATCAAAGTTTTGTTTGAAAACATTTCCTTTCACATCAATGAAGGAGACAAAATTGCCATTGTTGCCAAAAATGGAAGTGGAAAATCTACCCTTCTGAAAATTTTAATGGGTAAAGAAATTGCAGACAGCGGTACTGCGATCATTAATAAAGATATTCAGGTTGTTTTATTCGACCAGGAAATTGATTTTGATTCCAATCTAAGCATTGAGGAATTCATGATGGCCCTGGAATCTGAGCCTATTCTTGCTTTGAAGAACTATCACAAATCTCTTCATTCTACAGATCATGATTTCATTGAAAAGGCATTGGGTGATATGGAAGTCCACAAAGCTTGGGATCTGGAAAATGAGATGAAGCAAATCCTTTCCCAGCTTAAGATCACTGATCTTGATGCTAAAATGGGAACTCTTTCCGGAGGGCAAATTAAACGGGTTGCATTAGCTAAGCTATTGACAGAAACCAGAGCTGAACACAAGCACACACTCCTCATCATGGATGAGCCTACCAACCACCTGGATGTAGATATGGTGGAATGGCTTGAAAATTATCTGAACAAAGCAAAAATTACCTTGCTGCTTGTTACTCACGACCGATATTTCCTGGACAGCGTTTGTGATATTATCTGGGAAATGGAAGATAGAAATCTTTATGTTCATAATGGTTCATATGCAACGTATCTTGAAAATAAAATGATTCGTGAGGATAATCTTAACGCCACCATCGATAAGGCCAATAATCTTTACAGAAAGGAATTGGAATGGATGCGAAGACAACCTAAAGCAAGAACTACAAAATCCAAAAGCAGAATTGATTCTTTCTACGAAACAGAAAAAGTAGCCAAAACCGATACGAGAAAACAAGGTTTGGAACTGGATTTTGAAATGAAACGTTTAGGAAATAAAATTCTTGAATTGAAGCATATTGATAAAAGCTTTGGAAATAAAGTATTATTAAAAGATTTCAGCTACCAATTTCAACGGGGTGAGAAAGTAGGAATTATCGGAAAAAACGGAGCCGGAAAATCTACACTGCTGAATATTATTCAGGGATTGGAAAAGGTTGACAAAGGAGAAATTGAAACGGGAGAAACCATTTCTTTCGGGTATTTTGCACAGAAAGGTCTTACTTATAAAGAGGACGAACGTGTGATTGATTTCATTAAGGAAATTGCAGAATTCTATCCTTTAGCCAATGGAAAAAGTCTTTCTGCATCACAGTTCCTGAGGTTATTTTTATTTGACGATCAAACACAATACTCTCCTATTTCAAAATTATCAGGAGGTGAAAAGAGAAGACTTCATCTCATGTATATTTTATATCAGAATCCTAATTTCTTGATTTTTGATGAACCTACGAATGACCTGGATCTTCCTACATTAACCGTTCTTGAAAACTTTTTGCAACAATTTCAAGGGTCTTTAATCATCGTTTCCCACGACAGATATTTCATGGACAGAATTGTAGATCACGTTCTTGCTTTTGAAGGAGATGGAAAAATCAGGGATTTTGTAGGAAATTTCTCTGAATACCGTGAAGCGAAAAGCCGCGAAGAAGTTTTAGAAAAAAATACTGCTGTAAAATCTGAACCTGTAAAAGAAGTGGTTGCCGTTACAGAAAATCCTTCACCTTCTCATACTCCTAAAAGAAAATTAAGTTTTAAAGAACAAAGGGAATTGGAAACCATTGAAAAAGAGATGCCTGAACTTGAAGAACAGCGTGCAAAAATTCTAGATCAGCTCAATAATGAAACCGATTATGAAAAGATAGCCAAGCTTTCCTCTGAACTGGAAACCATTTCTGAAAAACTGGAAAACCATGAGATGAGATGGCTTGAACTTCAGGAAGTCATGTAA
- a CDS encoding 5' nucleotidase, NT5C type, translated as MKKVIVDMDGVMADVYHQLIQFEKRDTGRNIELDGIAGKPELEAFPNGKQHVNEIGFFRTLPVMKGSREAIEYLNNKYELYIVSAGMEFPNSLREKYDWLAEHFPFITWEQIVLCGSKKVVSGDVMIDDYPKNLDHFSGQRLIFTQPHNELIENETYKRVNSWEEIMEIL; from the coding sequence ATGAAAAAAGTGATTGTTGATATGGATGGGGTGATGGCGGATGTATATCATCAGCTGATTCAATTTGAAAAAAGAGATACCGGGAGAAATATTGAACTGGATGGAATAGCAGGGAAACCTGAACTGGAAGCTTTTCCTAATGGAAAGCAACATGTAAATGAAATTGGGTTTTTCAGAACATTGCCTGTAATGAAAGGAAGTAGGGAGGCAATAGAGTACTTGAATAACAAATATGAACTGTACATTGTTTCTGCGGGAATGGAATTTCCCAATAGCTTAAGAGAAAAATATGACTGGCTGGCTGAACATTTTCCATTCATTACATGGGAGCAGATTGTTCTGTGTGGCAGTAAAAAAGTAGTATCAGGAGATGTAATGATTGATGATTATCCAAAGAATTTAGATCACTTTTCAGGACAGCGATTGATTTTTACACAACCTCATAACGAACTGATCGAAAATGAAACCTATAAAAGAGTGAATTCGTGGGAAGAAATTATGGAGATTTTGTAA
- a CDS encoding alpha/beta fold hydrolase, giving the protein MKKLSVLSFILAVSAFNAQVISGTIISKNENQPVPYVKIGVEKKTTGTISDGKGNFSIDLTGLDPQQKVKIEVPGYELYEESVQNFKTHNLQKIFLNEKTKAIKEIAIKPKKLVDKNWGVTTKTKSVLYFVNPAGDKAGFLGETALQFNTKKRSKIKNINLNIAKYSSTEPVLMRYSIYSEKDGFPDKNLLDEEITVQLTEDMIKDGTYTLDVNDHNIWVKGKFFVGVNFLKEFNGYIKISAALFKTGFIREFYGDWKKMTIAAPAINIDVKMDKNGKDTNDDDGSYADDDVSQSWMTDTSKNIEEADKSIYGKNDSAGKYLKQKDTDLYYEVYGEGEPLVLLHGNSGSIKDFYQQIPVLSKQYKVIAVDTRGQGKSKDSSKRDFTYKVFANDVKALADELKLDKINIVGWSDGGNTGLEFALKYPERLNKLVTIGANAFPEGVEDKLIERFTNQMKQLNDMAPEEAFGERRLLKIMLTQPNISKNDLNKIKSQVLVIAGDRDVIKPDHTEFISKQIPNAEKKIYNDTTHMVPFEKPDQLSADIVSFLGKK; this is encoded by the coding sequence ATGAAAAAACTTAGCGTTTTATCCTTTATTCTAGCGGTTTCAGCCTTCAACGCACAGGTGATTTCCGGAACCATTATATCCAAAAATGAAAACCAGCCCGTTCCTTATGTGAAAATTGGGGTGGAAAAAAAGACTACCGGAACCATTTCAGATGGAAAAGGAAATTTTTCAATAGATCTTACGGGATTGGATCCGCAGCAAAAGGTGAAAATAGAAGTACCGGGGTATGAGCTGTATGAGGAATCCGTACAGAATTTTAAAACACATAATCTCCAGAAAATATTTCTAAATGAGAAAACAAAAGCAATCAAGGAGATCGCCATTAAGCCTAAAAAACTAGTAGATAAAAATTGGGGTGTCACTACGAAAACCAAAAGTGTTTTGTATTTTGTTAATCCGGCGGGGGACAAAGCGGGCTTCCTGGGAGAAACTGCTTTGCAATTTAATACAAAGAAAAGATCTAAGATCAAAAACATTAATCTGAATATTGCCAAATATTCTTCCACAGAACCCGTTTTGATGCGGTATAGTATCTATAGTGAAAAAGACGGTTTTCCAGATAAAAATCTCTTGGACGAGGAAATAACAGTGCAGCTTACCGAGGATATGATTAAAGACGGAACGTATACTCTCGATGTGAATGACCATAATATTTGGGTGAAAGGTAAGTTCTTTGTAGGGGTTAATTTTTTAAAAGAATTTAATGGATACATTAAAATCAGCGCTGCTTTATTCAAAACAGGATTCATAAGAGAGTTCTATGGAGACTGGAAGAAAATGACTATTGCGGCACCAGCCATAAATATTGATGTGAAAATGGATAAAAACGGAAAAGATACCAACGACGATGACGGTAGCTATGCAGATGATGACGTTTCTCAGAGTTGGATGACTGATACTTCAAAAAATATAGAGGAAGCAGATAAATCCATATACGGTAAAAATGATTCTGCCGGAAAATACCTGAAACAGAAAGATACAGATCTTTATTATGAAGTATATGGAGAAGGTGAACCTTTAGTATTGCTTCACGGAAACTCAGGGAGTATTAAAGATTTTTATCAGCAAATTCCTGTTCTGTCTAAACAATATAAAGTGATTGCAGTAGATACAAGAGGGCAGGGAAAAAGTAAAGATAGCTCCAAAAGAGATTTTACCTATAAAGTGTTTGCCAATGATGTAAAAGCGCTGGCAGATGAGCTAAAACTGGATAAGATAAATATAGTTGGCTGGAGTGATGGTGGAAATACGGGACTTGAATTTGCCCTGAAATATCCAGAACGCCTCAATAAACTTGTAACCATCGGAGCTAATGCTTTTCCTGAAGGAGTGGAGGATAAACTTATCGAACGTTTTACCAATCAAATGAAACAGCTGAATGATATGGCACCTGAAGAAGCATTTGGAGAACGCAGGCTTCTAAAGATCATGCTTACACAGCCTAATATCAGTAAGAATGATTTAAATAAAATAAAAAGTCAGGTTTTGGTTATTGCGGGTGATAGAGATGTAATTAAACCAGATCATACCGAATTTATTTCCAAGCAAATTCCAAACGCTGAAAAGAAAATCTATAATGATACCACCCATATGGTTCCTTTTGAAAAACCAGATCAGCTGAGTGCAGATATTGTAAGCTTTCTCGGGAAGAAGTAG
- a CDS encoding glycoside hydrolase family 25 protein, which yields MTPKKYTKKTAKQIHKNRRNSYFFRRKVILAILIIALIGTGFYLKQSVSYYYALYFNKFIHKKLHNSEKESSRIQRILANNLDKTYGFDVSHYQNKEDIKWDSLSIGNKTIPLEFVVMRATMGNKSADKHFDEFWEMAKKHNLIRGAYHFYRADEDPVIQANNFLANVKLESGDLPPILDIEKIPKRKTNKKLVEDLKVWCKIVEETYGEKPIIYTYYHYYKDFLKGEFKDYPLWLANYNDVPTPSPDDQWDFWQFTENGIVHGINTKVDLDIYNGSSWSLKRLTLD from the coding sequence ATGACACCTAAGAAGTACACCAAAAAAACTGCCAAACAGATTCACAAAAACAGACGGAACAGCTATTTTTTCCGTCGGAAGGTGATATTAGCCATCTTAATTATAGCTTTAATTGGAACCGGTTTTTACCTTAAGCAATCTGTAAGCTACTATTACGCCTTGTACTTTAATAAGTTTATCCATAAAAAGCTTCACAACAGCGAAAAAGAAAGCTCAAGAATCCAAAGAATATTAGCCAATAATCTTGATAAGACCTATGGTTTTGATGTTTCTCATTATCAAAACAAGGAAGATATCAAATGGGATAGTCTCAGCATCGGCAACAAAACCATTCCTCTGGAATTTGTGGTAATGCGTGCTACTATGGGAAATAAAAGTGCAGATAAACATTTTGATGAGTTTTGGGAAATGGCTAAAAAACATAACCTGATCCGGGGTGCTTATCATTTTTACAGAGCTGATGAAGACCCGGTGATTCAGGCGAATAATTTTTTAGCGAATGTAAAACTGGAAAGTGGAGATCTTCCTCCTATTCTGGATATTGAAAAAATTCCGAAACGAAAAACGAATAAAAAATTAGTGGAAGATCTGAAAGTATGGTGTAAAATTGTAGAAGAAACCTATGGTGAGAAGCCTATCATTTACACTTACTACCATTATTATAAAGATTTTCTGAAGGGCGAATTTAAAGATTATCCCTTATGGCTAGCCAATTACAATGATGTTCCTACTCCATCTCCTGATGACCAATGGGATTTCTGGCAATTTACTGAAAATGGAATTGTCCACGGAATTAATACGAAGGTAGATCTTGATATTTACAATGGTAGTTCATGGTCTCTGAAAAGACTGACATTGGATTGA